In a genomic window of Halobiforma lacisalsi AJ5:
- a CDS encoding lipopolysaccharide biosynthesis protein, translating into MRIGQTSFLQFIAEISASAIGFFATIYFARVLGAEVLGYYSVALAVVTWLAVAGRIGISNAVIKRMSEGDEPFAYFWAGVMLVGSIFLVIATGVFVFGEQIDAYVGAEVHLLIVVMVFGLLCNSLGNAALQGRYLVHIYAVLKPLKIAGRAVVQTTLVFVGFGLTGLLIGYTSGWVLAAGIAFVVLTPHFRRPSRRHFRRLIEFAKYSWLGRVQGKTFSEADILILGALVSSGLVGVYSIAWALCSFFLIFTQAISSAMFPEISKLDAKGKRDSVASLTNDAVAFAGFVLIPGIVGGVLVGDRVLAIYGGEFVRGETVLPILLVGALLYSYLEQFLNTLSGIDRPDITFRVNGLFVGANIIANVALVSVFGWVGAAFGTALSAGVSLTAAYVMVRTQIDFEPPLGEISRQVAAAIVMAVAVYPLTQLAGPTSESARAAIVTVGIVGIGATIYVMSLLAMSPRFRNVVRNNVPIDLPVLVEP; encoded by the coding sequence ATGAGGATCGGACAGACTTCATTCCTCCAGTTCATCGCCGAGATTTCTGCCTCAGCGATCGGTTTTTTCGCGACGATTTATTTCGCTCGCGTCCTCGGCGCGGAAGTTCTCGGTTACTATTCGGTTGCGCTTGCGGTCGTGACGTGGCTTGCCGTCGCCGGTCGAATCGGAATCAGCAACGCGGTCATCAAGCGGATGAGTGAAGGAGACGAACCGTTCGCATACTTCTGGGCGGGCGTCATGCTTGTCGGTTCGATTTTTCTCGTCATCGCGACCGGGGTATTCGTCTTCGGCGAACAGATTGACGCCTATGTCGGGGCGGAGGTCCACCTGCTCATCGTAGTGATGGTCTTTGGATTGTTGTGTAACAGTCTCGGAAACGCCGCATTACAGGGCCGTTATCTCGTCCACATCTATGCAGTCCTCAAGCCCCTCAAGATCGCTGGTCGGGCGGTTGTTCAGACCACGCTCGTGTTCGTCGGTTTTGGACTCACCGGCCTCTTAATCGGCTACACGAGCGGATGGGTGCTGGCCGCCGGTATCGCCTTCGTGGTTCTGACTCCCCATTTTAGGCGACCATCACGGCGACATTTCCGTCGGCTTATCGAGTTCGCGAAATACTCCTGGCTTGGTCGCGTGCAAGGGAAGACGTTCAGTGAAGCCGATATTCTCATCCTTGGGGCACTTGTCTCGAGCGGATTAGTCGGTGTCTATTCGATCGCGTGGGCACTCTGTTCATTCTTCCTTATCTTTACGCAGGCAATTAGTTCGGCGATGTTTCCCGAGATCAGCAAACTGGATGCGAAAGGGAAACGAGACAGCGTTGCGTCACTGACCAACGATGCAGTCGCTTTCGCAGGTTTCGTGTTGATTCCCGGAATAGTTGGTGGAGTACTCGTCGGTGATAGAGTCCTCGCCATCTACGGCGGGGAGTTCGTACGGGGAGAGACGGTCTTGCCAATTCTCCTCGTGGGCGCTCTGCTGTATTCGTATCTTGAACAATTCTTGAATACGCTCAGCGGGATCGATAGACCCGACATCACGTTTCGTGTCAACGGACTATTCGTTGGGGCTAATATCATCGCGAACGTTGCGCTGGTCTCTGTATTCGGATGGGTCGGTGCTGCGTTCGGAACCGCACTTTCGGCGGGTGTGAGTCTTACCGCCGCTTACGTTATGGTTCGAACACAGATCGACTTCGAGCCACCGCTCGGCGAAATCTCCCGGCAAGTGGCTGCTGCTATCGTAATGGCTGTCGCCGTATATCCACTCACTCAATTGGCCGGGCCGACCTCGGAGAGTGCC